One genomic window of Streptomyces sp. NBC_01276 includes the following:
- a CDS encoding acyl-CoA dehydrogenase — protein sequence MGIGITQEQRELADAVRGWVGRAVPPEEVRKLLDTPPWTGERPGYWDGLAAAGLLAPHLEGGTLLDLAVVVEEAARGALPGPFLPSALASVLLDRAGAEPLDGRVGAVALGPGGVTAVAVEGGGYLLDGLAPPVLGAGEADLVLVAAEAGHGTRWFAVDAAALDVRTHEGADPTRPTAEVRARGVLVPAGRLLELDADLVRDLACVLFAADACGTAAWAVRTAAEYAKVREQFGRPIGRFQGVKHLCADMLVRLEQARALAWDAANSADESPRVRSLVAALAAGTALDASYSCAKDCIQILGGIGFTWEHDAHIHLRRALVARQLLGPGDGHRIRAVGLAAGGARRELRLELPEAAEAYREGARAAARDARGLGPAAARRALAPTGYAAPYLPRPYGLGAGPLQQLVVQQELKAAGVVLSDLGIATWVVPSLLAYGTDAQREAHVLPTLRGDTTWCQLFSEPGAGSDLASLRTRAERLEDGSWRVNGQKVWTSSAHTADFGILLARTDPAVPKHKGLGYFVVDMKNTPGIDVRPLKEITGEALFNEVYFDDVLLPADALVGAPDGGWKVARNTLGNERVHMADQMTFDTGLEALLARAADLDGSYRARIGALAAEAHALACIGLRTTLQQVSGLEPGAGASVRKLVQTPHQQRTAELALELLGPAGAVREGVGERAVHGMLMSRCLTIAGGTTQVQLNVVAERILGLPRD from the coding sequence ATGGGCATCGGAATCACGCAAGAGCAGCGGGAGTTGGCCGACGCCGTGCGCGGCTGGGTGGGGCGGGCCGTGCCGCCCGAGGAGGTGCGCAAGCTGCTCGACACCCCGCCGTGGACCGGTGAGCGGCCCGGCTACTGGGACGGGCTCGCGGCGGCCGGACTGCTGGCGCCGCACCTGGAGGGCGGGACCCTGCTGGACCTGGCCGTCGTGGTGGAGGAGGCCGCCCGGGGGGCGCTCCCCGGGCCGTTCCTGCCGAGCGCGCTGGCCTCCGTACTCCTGGACCGGGCCGGGGCCGAGCCGCTCGACGGCCGGGTCGGGGCGGTCGCCCTGGGGCCCGGCGGTGTCACCGCCGTCGCCGTCGAGGGGGGCGGGTACCTGCTGGACGGGCTCGCGCCGCCCGTGCTGGGCGCGGGCGAGGCCGACCTCGTACTGGTCGCCGCCGAGGCCGGGCACGGCACCCGCTGGTTCGCCGTGGACGCCGCCGCGCTGGACGTCCGTACCCACGAGGGCGCCGATCCGACCCGGCCCACCGCCGAGGTGCGGGCGCGCGGGGTCCTCGTCCCGGCCGGCCGGCTGCTGGAGCTGGACGCGGACCTGGTCCGGGACCTGGCCTGCGTCCTGTTCGCCGCCGACGCCTGCGGCACCGCCGCCTGGGCGGTGCGCACGGCCGCCGAGTACGCGAAGGTGCGCGAGCAGTTCGGGCGGCCCATCGGACGGTTCCAGGGCGTCAAGCACCTGTGCGCCGACATGCTGGTCCGCCTGGAACAGGCCCGCGCCCTCGCCTGGGACGCGGCGAACAGCGCGGACGAGAGCCCCCGGGTGCGTTCCCTGGTGGCCGCGCTCGCCGCCGGGACCGCCCTCGACGCCTCCTACTCCTGCGCCAAGGACTGCATCCAGATCCTCGGCGGCATCGGCTTCACCTGGGAACACGACGCCCACATCCACCTGCGCCGGGCCCTCGTCGCCCGTCAGCTCCTCGGACCCGGCGACGGCCACCGCATCCGGGCCGTCGGCCTCGCCGCGGGCGGCGCGCGCCGCGAGCTGCGGCTGGAGCTGCCCGAGGCCGCCGAGGCGTACCGGGAAGGCGCCCGCGCCGCCGCCCGGGACGCGCGCGGCCTCGGCCCGGCCGCCGCCCGCCGCGCCCTCGCCCCGACCGGCTACGCGGCCCCGTACCTGCCCCGCCCCTACGGGCTCGGCGCCGGACCCCTGCAACAGCTCGTCGTACAGCAGGAACTGAAGGCGGCCGGCGTCGTGCTCTCCGACCTCGGCATCGCCACCTGGGTCGTGCCCTCGCTGCTCGCCTACGGGACCGACGCGCAGCGCGAGGCCCACGTCCTGCCCACGCTGCGCGGGGACACGACCTGGTGCCAGCTCTTCTCCGAACCGGGCGCCGGATCCGACCTGGCCTCCCTGCGCACGAGGGCCGAACGGCTGGAGGACGGCTCCTGGAGGGTCAACGGACAGAAGGTGTGGACGAGTTCCGCGCACACCGCCGACTTCGGCATCCTCCTCGCCCGCACCGACCCGGCCGTCCCCAAGCACAAGGGCCTCGGCTACTTCGTCGTCGACATGAAGAACACCCCCGGCATCGACGTCCGCCCCCTGAAGGAGATCACCGGCGAGGCCCTCTTCAACGAGGTGTACTTCGACGACGTGCTCCTGCCCGCGGACGCCCTCGTCGGAGCCCCGGACGGGGGCTGGAAGGTCGCCCGCAACACCCTCGGCAACGAACGCGTCCACATGGCCGACCAGATGACCTTCGACACCGGCCTGGAGGCGCTCCTCGCCCGCGCCGCCGACCTCGACGGCTCCTACCGGGCCCGGATCGGCGCCCTGGCCGCCGAGGCGCACGCCCTCGCCTGCATCGGCCTGCGCACCACCCTCCAGCAGGTGTCCGGGCTGGAGCCGGGCGCGGGCGCATCCGTACGCAAACTCGTCCAGACCCCCCACCAGCAGCGGACCGCCGAGCTCGCGCTCGAACTGCTGGGCCCGGCGGGCGCGGTGCGGGAGGGGGTGGGGGAGCGGGCCGTGCACGGCATGCTCATGTCCCGCTGCCTGACCATCGCCGGGGGCACCACACAGGTCCAGCTCAACGTCGTCGCCGAGCGCATCCTCGGCCTCCCGCGGGACTGA
- a CDS encoding lipid-transfer protein: MKAYIVGVGMTKFEKPESRDWQYWDMVREAGAAALADAGVDYGLVEQVPVGYCFQASTAGQRAAYELGLTGVPVYNVNNNCATGSTALMMARQFVEGGLNDCVLALGFEKMKRGALGGGADGGDFKTSPVARHYGIMAAGHGFEMSPPTAQIFGNAAREHMERYGTTAAQLAAVGAKNHRHSADNPNAQFQDVYTVEEILAAKTIHDPLTKLQCSPTSDGAAAALVVSERFVVRHGLHDRAVEIVAQAMTTDTADSFGGSCIDVVGKPMTAAAARRVYEASGLGIEDVDVIELHDCFSVNELLTYEALGMCADGASGKLVESGATTYGGRWVVNPSGGLISKGHPLGATGLAQAAELVWQLRGEAGARQVPGAGVGLAHNIGLGGAAVVTLLRR, encoded by the coding sequence ATGAAGGCCTACATCGTCGGCGTCGGCATGACGAAGTTCGAGAAGCCGGAATCGCGCGACTGGCAGTACTGGGACATGGTGCGGGAGGCGGGCGCGGCGGCGCTGGCCGACGCGGGCGTGGACTACGGGCTCGTCGAGCAGGTGCCCGTCGGCTACTGCTTCCAGGCCTCCACCGCGGGCCAGCGGGCCGCGTACGAACTGGGCCTGACCGGGGTGCCCGTCTACAACGTCAACAACAACTGCGCCACCGGCTCCACGGCCCTGATGATGGCCCGCCAGTTCGTCGAGGGCGGGCTGAACGACTGCGTCCTGGCCCTCGGCTTCGAGAAGATGAAGCGCGGCGCCCTCGGCGGCGGCGCCGACGGCGGCGACTTCAAGACGTCCCCGGTCGCCCGCCACTACGGGATCATGGCGGCCGGGCACGGCTTCGAGATGTCCCCGCCCACCGCGCAGATCTTCGGGAACGCCGCCCGCGAGCACATGGAGCGCTACGGGACCACGGCCGCGCAGCTCGCGGCGGTGGGCGCCAAGAACCACCGGCACTCCGCGGACAACCCGAACGCCCAGTTCCAGGACGTGTACACGGTGGAGGAGATCCTCGCCGCGAAGACCATCCACGACCCGCTGACCAAACTCCAGTGCTCGCCCACCTCCGACGGCGCGGCGGCCGCCCTGGTCGTCTCGGAGCGGTTCGTCGTCCGGCACGGGCTGCACGACAGGGCGGTGGAGATCGTCGCCCAGGCCATGACCACCGACACCGCGGACAGCTTCGGCGGATCCTGCATCGACGTCGTCGGCAAGCCCATGACCGCCGCCGCGGCCCGGCGGGTCTACGAGGCCTCCGGTCTGGGCATCGAGGACGTCGACGTCATCGAGCTGCACGACTGCTTCTCCGTCAATGAACTCCTCACCTACGAGGCGCTCGGCATGTGCGCCGACGGGGCCTCCGGCAAGCTCGTCGAGAGCGGCGCCACCACCTACGGCGGCCGCTGGGTCGTCAACCCGTCGGGCGGCCTGATCTCCAAGGGGCACCCGCTGGGCGCCACGGGCCTCGCGCAGGCCGCCGAGCTGGTCTGGCAGCTGCGCGGCGAGGCCGGGGCCCGGCAGGTCCCCGGAGCCGGGGTCGGGCTGGCGCACAACATCGGGCTGGGCGGCGCGGCGGTGGTCACCCTGCTGCGCCGCTGA
- a CDS encoding amidohydrolase family protein, with amino-acid sequence MPEYGAIGITAGGTARPDAADPAGGEDDGSRAVIDVHHHFCAPAWREWAERRGLVNPKAMAPWARWDAETALGLMDRAGIATAVLKPMMYARYESSAQLREATKVTLRAAVEVVQAHPGRFVFHTPLFLEDPEVSSWALRYGLDELGAVGVNVTANHGGVYLGDPSYDGIFAELDERSAVVDTHPHNLPGGPPGAPPGAATVPGLPNFLCDFLLDTTRAAANMIRNRTLDRFPNLSVILPHGGGFLPHIAARLEAFAHSFDPPVEPAAVRDHLHRFYYDTAGPLSPAGTLLATVSPDRILFGSDWPACPASVVTDVAVPALAADPAFTPALRRAVNRENALRLMPALVRV; translated from the coding sequence ATGCCGGAATACGGAGCGATCGGTATCACCGCCGGCGGAACGGCACGGCCGGACGCGGCGGACCCGGCGGGCGGTGAGGACGACGGCAGCCGGGCCGTGATCGACGTCCACCACCACTTCTGCGCGCCCGCCTGGCGCGAGTGGGCCGAGCGGCGGGGGCTGGTGAACCCGAAGGCGATGGCCCCGTGGGCGCGCTGGGACGCGGAGACCGCGCTGGGGCTGATGGACCGGGCGGGAATCGCCACCGCCGTGCTCAAGCCGATGATGTACGCCCGCTACGAGAGCTCCGCGCAACTGCGCGAGGCGACGAAGGTCACCCTGCGGGCGGCGGTGGAGGTGGTCCAGGCACATCCGGGGCGGTTCGTCTTCCACACCCCGCTGTTCCTGGAGGACCCCGAGGTGTCCTCGTGGGCGCTGCGGTACGGCCTGGACGAGCTGGGCGCGGTCGGCGTGAACGTGACCGCCAACCACGGCGGCGTCTACCTCGGCGACCCCTCCTACGACGGGATCTTCGCCGAACTCGACGAGCGGTCGGCGGTCGTCGACACCCACCCGCACAACCTGCCCGGCGGCCCGCCCGGCGCCCCGCCCGGCGCGGCGACCGTGCCGGGGCTGCCGAACTTCCTGTGCGACTTCCTCCTCGACACCACCCGCGCCGCCGCGAACATGATCCGCAACCGGACGCTGGACCGCTTCCCGAACCTGTCGGTGATCCTGCCCCACGGCGGCGGCTTCCTCCCGCACATCGCGGCCCGGCTGGAGGCCTTCGCGCACTCCTTCGACCCGCCCGTGGAACCCGCCGCCGTACGGGACCACCTGCACCGCTTCTACTACGACACCGCCGGCCCGCTGTCCCCGGCGGGCACCCTGCTGGCCACGGTGTCCCCGGACCGGATCCTCTTCGGCAGCGACTGGCCGGCCTGCCCGGCCTCCGTGGTCACGGACGTCGCGGTGCCCGCGCTGGCCGCCGACCCGGCGTTCACCCCGGCGCTGCGCCGGGCCGTGAACCGGGAGAACGCGCTGCGCCTGATGCCGGCCCTGGTGCGCGTCTGA
- a CDS encoding cytochrome P450 codes for MTTEPTAAVNDGLALGEAVKAATLSTPEYRQCPHPVYKVLREQAPVARLTPRHGVDTYLITRYEDAHAALADPRIGKDMHEAIDLYHALFGDACETLDDNLLFADPPRHTRLRHIAKTAFTPRHVKDLRPHIEELANELLDRCPTDEPVDLMKAFALPLPVMVICELLGIVGVERTEVLKWFSVVTRSRFSKDMKEDLVEAEHWLRDYFTEHIRCTRANPTDDFLTVLVQTRHEEEPLTDDELVSMIWVLLFAGHKTTTLQIGNSVFNLLTHPEQLRALQENRELLPQAIEELLRFEGSVETSTFRYALEDVEIGGTLIPQGAIVQIALTAANRDPEKFPAPDTLDITREHLQREHLGFGFGPHFCLGAPLARLELEICLTALLDRFPDMVLALPDSEAGDWLKGPFPAFRGLEKLPVALDPSRTVDDWTAPAPGRGA; via the coding sequence GTGACGACTGAACCGACTGCGGCGGTGAACGACGGCCTCGCGCTGGGCGAAGCGGTGAAGGCGGCGACCCTGAGTACGCCGGAGTACCGGCAGTGCCCCCATCCGGTCTACAAGGTCCTGCGCGAACAGGCCCCCGTCGCCCGGCTCACCCCCCGCCACGGGGTGGACACCTACCTCATCACCCGCTACGAGGACGCCCACGCGGCCCTCGCCGATCCCCGCATCGGCAAGGACATGCACGAGGCCATCGACCTCTACCACGCGCTCTTCGGGGACGCCTGCGAGACGCTCGACGACAACCTCCTCTTCGCGGACCCGCCCCGGCACACCCGGCTGCGCCACATCGCGAAGACCGCGTTCACGCCGCGCCACGTCAAGGACCTGCGCCCGCACATCGAGGAACTCGCGAACGAGCTCCTGGACCGGTGCCCGACGGACGAGCCCGTCGACCTCATGAAGGCCTTCGCGCTGCCGCTGCCCGTCATGGTCATCTGCGAACTGCTCGGCATCGTCGGGGTCGAGCGCACCGAGGTCCTGAAGTGGTTCTCGGTCGTGACGCGCTCCCGGTTCAGCAAGGACATGAAGGAAGACCTCGTAGAGGCCGAACACTGGCTGCGGGACTACTTCACCGAACACATCCGGTGCACCCGCGCGAATCCCACGGACGACTTCCTGACCGTCCTGGTGCAGACGCGGCACGAGGAAGAACCGCTGACCGACGACGAACTCGTCTCGATGATCTGGGTGCTGCTCTTCGCCGGGCACAAGACGACCACCCTGCAGATCGGCAATTCCGTCTTCAATCTGCTCACCCATCCCGAACAGCTGAGGGCGCTGCAGGAGAACCGCGAACTCCTGCCGCAGGCCATCGAAGAACTCCTCCGCTTCGAAGGCTCCGTGGAAACCTCCACCTTCCGGTACGCATTGGAGGACGTGGAAATCGGCGGAACGCTCATTCCGCAGGGCGCGATCGTGCAGATCGCCCTGACGGCCGCCAACCGCGACCCGGAGAAGTTCCCCGCGCCGGACACCCTGGACATCACCCGCGAACACCTCCAGCGCGAACACCTCGGCTTCGGCTTCGGCCCCCACTTCTGCCTGGGCGCCCCGCTGGCCCGGCTGGAGCTGGAGATCTGCCTCACCGCACTGCTCGACCGCTTCCCCGACATGGTCCTGGCGCTGCCGGACTCCGAGGCCGGGGACTGGCTCAAGGGGCCGTTCCCGGCCTTCCGGGGGCTGGAGAAGCTGCCCGTGGCGCTGGACCCCTCGCGGACGGTCGACGACTGGACCGCCCCGGCTCCCGGGCGGGGCGCCTGA
- a CDS encoding DNA-binding response regulator: MPVTHRPARSLRVLLDPPDPALAVHLGLQPDIEVVTSATARPAVALVEDLASVTALLEDDPECRVLVATGSAHPGLREAALAAGAAGLVLRDGPVAELAECMRRAATGETVVDPSLAGP; the protein is encoded by the coding sequence ATGCCCGTGACGCACCGGCCCGCCCGCTCCCTGCGCGTCCTGCTCGACCCGCCGGACCCGGCCCTCGCGGTCCATCTCGGCCTCCAGCCGGATATCGAGGTGGTCACCTCCGCGACGGCCCGGCCGGCGGTGGCGCTGGTGGAGGACCTCGCCTCGGTGACGGCCCTGCTGGAGGACGATCCGGAGTGCCGGGTCCTGGTCGCCACGGGCTCGGCGCACCCCGGGCTGCGGGAGGCGGCCCTGGCGGCGGGCGCCGCGGGGCTGGTCCTGCGGGACGGGCCGGTCGCGGAGCTGGCGGAGTGCATGCGCCGCGCGGCCACGGGCGAAACGGTGGTGGACCCGTCCCTCGCGGGCCCGTAG
- a CDS encoding MaoC/PaaZ C-terminal domain-containing protein — protein MPIDAAKALAAEPRQGDIGWDHKDIQLYHLGLGAGLPATDPDELRYTLESKLHVLPSFATVAGAGMAMLGGLAAPGIDVNLAAVLHGGHSIELHRPIPVKGRATSTSKVAAVYDKGKAAVIVLRSEVADADGPLWTSDAQLFVRGEGGFGGERGPSVRAGQPERAPDRTEERTIREEQALLYRLSGDWNPLHADPEFAKLAGFDRPILHGLCSYGMALKAVVDTVLGGDVSRVRAYRTRFAGIVFPGETLRIRMWQETGRVLVSVTAVDRDDAPVLADTVVEHA, from the coding sequence ATGCCGATCGATGCCGCCAAGGCCCTCGCCGCCGAACCCCGCCAGGGGGACATCGGCTGGGACCACAAGGACATCCAGCTCTACCACCTCGGCCTCGGTGCCGGGCTCCCGGCCACCGACCCCGACGAGCTGCGCTACACCCTGGAGTCCAAGCTCCACGTGCTGCCCAGCTTCGCGACCGTCGCCGGCGCCGGCATGGCCATGCTGGGCGGCCTCGCGGCCCCCGGCATCGACGTGAACCTCGCCGCCGTCCTGCACGGCGGGCACTCCATCGAGCTGCACCGCCCGATCCCCGTCAAGGGGCGGGCCACCTCCACCTCCAAGGTCGCCGCCGTCTACGACAAGGGCAAGGCGGCCGTGATCGTCCTGCGCTCCGAGGTCGCGGACGCCGACGGGCCGCTGTGGACCAGCGACGCGCAGCTCTTCGTCCGGGGAGAAGGCGGCTTCGGCGGCGAGCGCGGGCCCTCCGTCAGGGCCGGACAGCCCGAGCGGGCCCCCGACCGCACCGAGGAGCGCACCATCCGCGAGGAGCAGGCCCTGCTCTACCGGCTCTCCGGTGACTGGAACCCCCTGCACGCCGACCCGGAGTTCGCCAAGCTGGCCGGCTTCGACCGGCCGATCCTGCACGGGCTCTGCTCGTACGGGATGGCCCTCAAGGCCGTCGTCGACACCGTCCTCGGCGGCGACGTCTCCCGGGTCCGCGCCTACCGCACGCGCTTCGCCGGGATCGTCTTCCCCGGCGAGACGCTGCGCATCCGGATGTGGCAGGAGACCGGCCGGGTCCTGGTCTCGGTGACCGCCGTCGACCGGGACGACGCCCCGGTCCTCGCCGACACCGTCGTCGAACACGCGTAA
- a CDS encoding Zn-dependent alcohol dehydrogenase has protein sequence MRAALQSEIGQDKLEVVDDIEAVGLGPGKVKIRIRATGLCHSDLSAMSGVLPQPAPFVPGHEGSGVIADVGDGVTHLKQGDRVLVCWLPPCGHCAACKRGQGHLCLESLVNAGTPNFRRAGGDVFGFAATGTFAEELVVDAKCAVPIPDDVPFDIAALIGCGVTTGLGAAINTAKVEAGSSVAVIGCGGVGISVIQGAKLQGAAQIVAVDPVASRREAALRFGATEAVAPDALDDAKNRITSGEGFDYVFEVVGKSATAQTAYKTTRRGGSVVIVGAGALDDTFQVDMFSLFFDEKKILPSMYGGGDVLRSYERTIALWRAGRVDLESLITHRVRLAEINDALDQMRTGVALRTCIEL, from the coding sequence GTGCGCGCAGCACTGCAGAGCGAGATAGGCCAGGACAAGCTGGAGGTCGTCGACGACATCGAGGCCGTGGGCCTGGGCCCCGGCAAGGTGAAGATCCGCATCAGGGCCACCGGCCTGTGCCACTCCGACCTCTCCGCGATGAGTGGCGTACTGCCGCAGCCGGCCCCCTTCGTCCCCGGCCACGAGGGCTCCGGGGTGATCGCCGACGTGGGTGACGGGGTCACCCACCTCAAGCAGGGCGACCGGGTCCTGGTCTGCTGGCTGCCGCCGTGCGGGCACTGCGCGGCCTGCAAGCGCGGGCAGGGCCACCTCTGCCTGGAGAGCCTCGTCAACGCGGGCACCCCCAACTTCCGGCGCGCGGGCGGGGACGTCTTCGGCTTCGCCGCCACCGGCACCTTCGCCGAGGAGCTCGTCGTCGACGCCAAGTGCGCCGTCCCGATCCCCGACGACGTGCCCTTCGACATCGCCGCCCTCATCGGCTGCGGCGTCACCACCGGGCTGGGCGCCGCCATCAACACCGCCAAGGTGGAGGCCGGTTCCTCGGTCGCCGTCATCGGCTGCGGAGGCGTCGGCATCTCCGTCATCCAGGGCGCCAAGCTGCAGGGCGCCGCGCAGATCGTCGCCGTCGACCCCGTCGCCTCCCGGCGCGAGGCGGCCCTGCGCTTCGGCGCGACGGAGGCCGTGGCCCCCGATGCCCTGGACGACGCCAAGAACCGGATCACCTCCGGGGAGGGCTTCGACTACGTCTTCGAGGTCGTCGGCAAGTCCGCCACCGCGCAGACCGCCTACAAGACGACCCGCCGCGGCGGCAGCGTCGTCATCGTCGGCGCCGGCGCCCTCGACGACACCTTCCAGGTCGACATGTTCTCGCTGTTCTTCGACGAGAAGAAGATCCTCCCGTCGATGTACGGGGGCGGGGACGTGCTCCGCTCCTACGAGCGCACCATCGCCCTGTGGCGGGCCGGCCGGGTCGACCTGGAGAGCCTGATCACCCACCGGGTCCGGCTCGCCGAGATCAACGACGCCCTCGACCAGATGCGCACCGGCGTCGCGCTGCGCACCTGCATCGAACTCTGA